A genomic stretch from Gopherus flavomarginatus isolate rGopFla2 chromosome 3, rGopFla2.mat.asm, whole genome shotgun sequence includes:
- the LOC127048325 gene encoding uncharacterized protein LOC127048325 isoform X1, whose amino-acid sequence MPEDYGDGEGEEEDEEDELEEITQHSVSPNSQDLFLTQTELPSQPSQATSPDSEAMEATSGECTFAAHFSSLPTPSRRLSQIRRRKKRTRDEMFSEIMEVTRNERAHLNQWKDVVSNYRKDVSEREDRRDTRDERWRQEDQRCRQEDQQWRNETLGLLRDQTDILRRLVELQEEQRGHRVPLQPLCHHPQYSPCSISSSPRRVRTRGGRLCAPTHSTPVDSPTKRLSLH is encoded by the exons atgcctgaggattatggggacggggaaggtgaggaggaggacgaggaggacgagcttgaagAGATCACACAGCACTCCgtcagccccaacagccaggatctttttctgacccagacggaattaccgtcccagccctcccaagccactagcccagacagtgaagccatggaagcgacctctggtgagtgtacctttg ctgcacatttttcaagcctccctactccatcccgaaggctatctcagataaggcggaggaagaagaggacacgagatgaaatgttctcggaaatcatggaagtaacccgcaatgaaagagctcatctgaatcagtggaaggacgtggtatcaaattacaggaaagatgtcagtgaacgtgaggacaggagagacactcgagatgagaggtggcggcaggaagatcagaggtgtaggcaggaagatcagcagtggcggaatgaaacgctggggctgctgcgtgatcaaactgacatcctccgacgtctggtggagcttcaggaagagcagcgaggtcacagagtgccgctgcagcccctgtgtcaccaccctcagtactcaccatgttccatatcttcctcacccagacgtgtaagaacgcgtgggggaaggctttgtgcacccacccactccacccccgtggacagcccaaccaaaaggctgtcattacattga
- the LOC127048325 gene encoding uncharacterized protein LOC127048325 isoform X2, which translates to MPEDYGDGEGEEEDEEDELEEITQHSVSPNSQDLFLTQTELPSQPSQATSPDSEAMEATSAAHFSSLPTPSRRLSQIRRRKKRTRDEMFSEIMEVTRNERAHLNQWKDVVSNYRKDVSEREDRRDTRDERWRQEDQRCRQEDQQWRNETLGLLRDQTDILRRLVELQEEQRGHRVPLQPLCHHPQYSPCSISSSPRRVRTRGGRLCAPTHSTPVDSPTKRLSLH; encoded by the exons atgcctgaggattatggggacggggaaggtgaggaggaggacgaggaggacgagcttgaagAGATCACACAGCACTCCgtcagccccaacagccaggatctttttctgacccagacggaattaccgtcccagccctcccaagccactagcccagacagtgaagccatggaagcgacctctg ctgcacatttttcaagcctccctactccatcccgaaggctatctcagataaggcggaggaagaagaggacacgagatgaaatgttctcggaaatcatggaagtaacccgcaatgaaagagctcatctgaatcagtggaaggacgtggtatcaaattacaggaaagatgtcagtgaacgtgaggacaggagagacactcgagatgagaggtggcggcaggaagatcagaggtgtaggcaggaagatcagcagtggcggaatgaaacgctggggctgctgcgtgatcaaactgacatcctccgacgtctggtggagcttcaggaagagcagcgaggtcacagagtgccgctgcagcccctgtgtcaccaccctcagtactcaccatgttccatatcttcctcacccagacgtgtaagaacgcgtgggggaaggctttgtgcacccacccactccacccccgtggacagcccaaccaaaaggctgtcattacattga